A segment of the Bombus huntii isolate Logan2020A chromosome 14, iyBomHunt1.1, whole genome shotgun sequence genome:
TGGACTGTAATATCGAAGCGAAAGGTGTTACTCCGATTCCCGTTGCGATTAAAACCGCATGTTGGGCCTGAAATATGTGACTCGAAGGAGCTCCGTATGGTCCATCCAGAAAAATCTGAATACATAATGatttaattactaattaaattacaagTTTCCATATGTCACACcaattactttattattacataattgCCTTTATTACCTACGTATATACATAACCCTTTTTACTAAAGGGTCTTTAAAtcgaatttcaaattttttttattacttctTTATAATACAACGTAGAAGcataataaatatcgaacatcCCTATTACTTAAACTTACGTAGTTTAAACTTTTGAATTAAAGCATTgcatatttatgtaatatacCTCCAATGGTTTCCCGACGGTATAGTTTAGTGTTACATCCGAAGGATCGTCAGATTTGATATCATCGTAATCTCTTTTCGAAGTTTCTTCGAATTTCATTTGTAGTCTACCTTCCTCTGCTGCTGCTTGCATCGTATTTATTATTGGATTATTCCATGATTTTCTCCCGTATTCGTCCACGGTTGTTCGCGGCATTACTATTTCATCAAGAACTTTGTCAATTTACTTTCATATCGcaagttttttattttaaggTGCAAGAGATAAGAAATGAAAACGTTTTGGGAATCATATTCAAAGAAAACGAATAGTAGAAAAACAACAAGCTCTTCTGTCTGCTCTTCTATCTGCATGTATTCATAGAAATACCAATTTGCACAGATATCCGCagtttaattagaaaattgaaaCAGGTATTGAAAAAGGTATTAAAGGAAGACGAAGCAATTTGTCAAAGTTGGATATGTGTAGCTCTCAACGAAAGATATTGTACGGGATTGAAATTTGGTGATCGAGGAGATCGGTAACCACTCTATTTATAAGTAATAAGTAGAGCGTTCACGTTATTCAAACAGAAAATTGCTATTTATTCTGAAAGAAGATTAACTTcggggaaagaagaaacgTGGGAACACGGTGACTTACCGTATCCGTTCGCGGATGTTGTTGATTCTAATTCGTAGTTTTCCAGACTTGGAGTCTTGAAAGCAATTATTGTGGGTTTATTTCGCATGTACCGGAAACTTTGTGCTAATCCTTTATTCTGCGGGCTGGAATAGGCCTGGTCTATAGATTTTAAACGCTTATGGCGTATTTCACGGTCGTTGAAGTTTCTTTCCGATTCCGATCTTGTGTAATCGCGAAGTCTGTGAAAGAAACGACTTGATCGTTTTACGTAGCcatcgaaattaattttttccgtaaaatattataatttataatagtaATAGTTCTCTAATATTTGAACAAATATgattatgaatattttgttttgttcaatataaaaacaataacatgtaattgtaattttgaAACATTAATTATTGTTACTTACACAGCTAATCTTTCACTTTTCTTCCTTCCTGGCAGCATGTTAGGTACCGAAATAGACTTTTCCAAAGGGATCCTGCTACTAAACAGCGAATGACGAAGTTGCCGCTTGTTCGATAACGTGTTGTTATCTGCTGTGcctaattttacgaagtaaaagtaaaagaataaaacGAGTAAGAATTATAGAAAGCGTCTTGGAAAGCAATTTGAGAAATTCTGATAATAATTCGAGATTTCAAATTCGAGATAGAACATGTTACGAAGCAAATAAACTTTGATTCTAAAAGACCTTCGgatttcgaataatttaacaaaattcaaataaattacCGCTTGCAGATTGTGGCGAGTGTATTATTTTTTCACTGTCAGGAACAAACACAGAATTGTCGAAACAACGATGATTTCCGTTTGTCGTATTGGTACAGAGTATCTTGTCATTGGCATTTAGTTGTTGTTTTTCGTTAAGATATCTATATCGCGAAGGAATAGGAAACGATTAAGAATGATGTATCTTTCATTTATCGTCTGTTGTCTGTCTACGTACTACATacacatgtatatgtatagcgAGAGTTTCAACTATACGGGTCAACCGATAAACAGAACTGCACGGAACTCACATTTGCTTAGGAGCATCGCTGGTGCTGCTGCAACTCTCAACAGGAAATGTATTGTTTCTTTGAAGTTTTATCTGCTCTTTCTCAAAGTACGAGTAAAGACTATTCGTCCATTCACCTACTGCTCGTATGTGAAGCCATATGTAATCTGTGAAAATCAAACATAAGATGTGTactttatgtatatatatatattataatacctGATGACTTTTCTATCTGATCAACTACGTCACCTAAACGAGATACGAACATTtgtttaaattgaaaaaaaaaaaagaaaaaggaaaacagcATTACTCGTGCGATGACTTGGTACGAATTATTTCCAGACTGCGGactatttatgcaaattcatatttttataaactatACATACTATAAAGatgtaaaagtaaaataaagatACGATTCACTAACGAGAATTTGTAACGAATACCCTATTCtagatattttgtatttagGTATCCTACATGTATACACACATATCTGCGTATTATGTACCCATATGTACGGGTTTTGTGTATTTTTTGCATAAGCGCATAAGAAACGCTAAAATAAACGCATAATTTGGAATTAGTTgtctaaaataaattatttgaaccTTCTTGTTCTGGAGCGCTGCTAATAGTGAAAGGATGCCATTCGTAACGAGCTATAACTGGAACGTTGACGAAAACATAATCGCCGGGATGGAAGACGAAATGTGGAGGTCTCTTGATGACTAAATGCGTCACTCTCGATGGTAGCAGAAGGCCTGAGCTTATGTACGTTTTTCCCAATTGTGAACGAGACCAGGCAATTCGACGTATCCTTTCCAGCATGTATATGGTACCTGGTCCTATGAACCATTTCCAGAAATTCGGTCCATGTAGTATCGTCAAAATCCAGAATGGTATGTATAATAAGTGTGACCAATAAAATATCtgtaaaatatttctgtaaagtattttctattttaagtAAGAATATCTGTAAAGTATTTTCGATTTTAAGTAAGAATATCTGTAaagtattttctattttatgcTATGTTTATTTCAATGTAGGCAGCATAGCAGCAGCGTATTAtacgataaaaatgaattGCCATATTTTATAGGAAATATCTCTCTTGAACTTGACAAATTTAGATAACAATGTTTCTTAAACGGTTACACCTTAAACGGTTTGGATTCTTCTCTAAAGTCTATCGATCGATATACTTGTTAATTTACTAACGTCTAATTGTAAGATGATGTAACGGCTGCAACGAGAGATTACTTATTACCTCGAAACATCCACCGCGTCGAACAAACGGCATGGAGCACATCGTTATTACGACAAGGAGAACGATAAGGACGACTCCAGTAGGGTTTGCATAACCTCCTATGAGCCCAAATAGAGCTGGCCGACTTGTTAATAGCCACTCATACATTGTATAGTTATTGTAGTTAAAAGCCTCGTCATACACCACAATAGTGCCTAAAAACATTTAACGcttttagaataaaattttccttaattACAGTTGATATCCGAATGAATATTACAGTTGACTAAAGAATAATTTGCGAGCATTCTTCTTGGGAAATTCGACGGAACTTTACGCACGACCCGATGATACTGTACTTTGTACAATTGTATCGTATCGTGGTATAATATGGTATCGTACCAAAATTAAGAAGGTGCATCACCGTGTGTACTACGCTGAAGATACCAATTAGAGCTCCAGTCACTTTGTGAAGATAGATATGTTGATCTAATGGTAGTACAGAATTAAAGCCATGAGTTCGTAGGAAGGTAATACACTGACGCAACATAAGAACCAGGATGAAACTGCAGTTGAAGTTTAAACACTGACCTGTATTAAAATTACGTTTATGAAAATACGAATGATATTCCGGTGTGACCAGTCTGATAATGATCAGTCAGGgtgatttataaaatatagcaAAGGCGAAACTTTTACCACAGGCACGCGCAACCATGACGTAGCCATTAGACGTTCTATATTCGTAGAGTCTTGTTAGGAATAAGGCCACATTGATTAAGACGAAGATCGAGATGAAAACGATGTAAACGTAATTGTTTTTCATATATGGCTTCGTTAACTGATAAGGGCGCAATGAAGTGGTGAGGAATTGTAATCGTGATTTTCGCTTCGTTTCCGGCTTTGGCGGTACCAGCCATCGGTCGATACTGTAATTCAATATTCGTTGTTAAGAGTTTTCTTAAGACTTTTCTTTAGTTAAGAGGATTCCCAGTTAAAATAAACGGAAAATGTGATTTTCCGATAGAGCCCTTTTCACCtaatcgataaattttctaataagcCTTCGTGCTTCTCCAATTGTTTTTTTAAGGCTTCAAAGGTGATGGCACCTCGGTTAGCTCGATCAGCATCATCAAACAGGGCCACAGTTAATTCCTCAATTTGTTCTTCGTTAAATTGTATACCATTTTCTTCCATACAGGCTCTCATCACGTGTTCCAATTCACGAAGTTGTATTAATCCGTCACCTTTTCACGAACAACAGATTTCACAACAGTTTAGATTCGATAATTTCGATTATTATAGTTAGCACTTTGTTCTTCTGAtagaaatttcgtttaatatttaaagTTACGTCACCATCTATGTCGTAAACTTTGAAGAGAAATTTTATCTTATCGTCGGGACTCTTTCCAGCGAACTGATGCATCGCATCGAGGAACTCTTGAAGCGATATCGTTCCAGAATTATCCTTGTCGAAAATTTGGAACACCCGGTCGGTGAAAAACGGctgaaaagaaattatatctGCGATTATATTTCAGGAGTATGTGAACATTTACTGTTCTTTTTATACTGTTGATAGTTGAAGTTGAATCAATGATAGATATGTATGGTAAAGTACCGAGGTGTAACAATAAGGGGTGGTGACCAATCAATGGTGtctaatattatatgtatctaatatttcgtattataaaatgaacgaaatcgaattttaaatagaaaaagaaggaaattcGAGAGAAGAAGATTAAACTGCAAATTTGAAATGTGAAATACTTATGCCTTCTGCCTACGTTCTTCGAAGTGACGATTTTGTTAAATTCTTCGCGCCTAATTTCCTTTTCATTGCCCACCGTCTGTTTAAAAAGTTTCTCCAGCCATTCCAAACTGCGCTTGTCGAAGCCGGCGAGTGGtctttgaacaaattttataagacATCAACGAGCTATTGACAAATACGTAACAAATGACGTAATAAAAGATCTTAAGAAATTAGGATATATATATTGATCAAATTTCTTTCCAGATAATTACGCGACGATAATAATGTTACCTTGTATTGCTAATGGTCGAGAGGAATTCCATGATTTGAAACGATGTTACATATCCCAAGTTTTCTTCGTCAATCcgtcgaaataatttatctacGATCTGTAATGTATGCATGTACATGTAGATCGGTGTCCTAGTAAACGTACGATAACGCTTACCTCTTTAGTAGAAAATATCTGCTGAAATTTCGGAAAAGTTACTGGATTATCGCCACATATGCTGTATGCAACGTTCTCGAGCTGGATAATAAGATCGTTTGGTTTGTCATATCTGTCACAATAACATAGAAGTTTAATACAACGTATGTAATATGTAAACGATAAATGTAAAAAGGTAGTGTTTATTTGTAACATGATTTTGCAGATAATaaatacatgtatacatataataggTCTCACTTCAATCTTCCCTTCAAGAATTCGATCCACTCATCCTGCGTCAATATTTTATCCTGATTGCGGTCGAACAATGAAAACACTTTTTCCATCAACGTCtgaaatgtatattattttgaaGATTTTAGAGAAGGTGAAAAGCGTAATTGGTATAATTTATCGAGGAAGAAATGTCTTTTCTTCCATCTTAAACCtctaaattattgaaaatcactatataatataatgatataaggaagaaaataaaaagcttGGAGTAGTAAGGATATTTTAATAAGTGATATTTTCAAAAGCTTATGATTCGAGCGAATGAGTACATATTTTCTGAGATGAAGCAGTCTCTGAAATATACTGGGTGATTGcgaactaagtgattgcgaattttgtcattaccacctaatgacaaaaaaATGTATTCTCCGTAAAAATGAACAATAACAACGcgtatagaaaatataatcgaCACAATCGATATTTACAAGATATATAACGTAAACTGGCAAGAAAGTAAATTtagttaaataaatttaattgtaattgtaattgtaaatgtaatttaGTTAACAACAAATGTTTAATAGTtggtatttcaatttttcgtaaaatatagGCACGATTAGAAATTTGTGCATGTTTAAAAAACgatcaatttacaattattttactGGAATACTTGCAGCATATTactctatatgtatattatttcacataataataaatttggaTTTTTCAGATTTTCAACTCATCGTCATACCTCTTTCATAATCATGGATGCGATTATACACCATAATACGGTAGGCATAACGgtatattgtatttgttcgaatGATATCGTGCCGCTACCACAAattacgaaaaaagaaaacccCCTCTTTAACACACTTGCTTATTTCGCGGTATAAAGTGTAAAGGGTTAACCGGGGTCCGACACCGGTAATGCCGGTAACACCGAGTAATCTTTTGTCTCGTTCCTCGTTTCTCTGTTCGAGAAACAGGATCATCATCGAGTAAAAATCGATCGAACACGACCGAATGACGAGCACTGAATATGCCGGAGGCATGAAACGTGAAGCGTGAGGCTGAACGAGGCTCGTTGGCTCCGGGCAATCGGTCACCTTGATCGAAATCTCCGGCCTTCGATAAATCCCATTGCCGTTACCTCCGGTCCCGTCTCCGTTGTCTCTCATTTTCCCTTGAGCGAGCGAATTCTCCGATATTAAATCATTCCTCTGCTCGATAACGATCTAACCTTGGCGTTATTTGCTTTCAATGGAAAGCACGACCTTGTCTTATTTCTTATCGTTTTGTCTCTTTTCAGCTTTCCTAAAACCGCCCAATACCTATGCAATCTTTCTCCTTTAATCAGACAGTTACTTATAATTGCCCCCTGACTTCGACTCTTGAATCACCGAACGGctgatatacatacatatctgTATATTCCCTGAATATGTACTGTTCAACATTCACCATGTTTCGTAACATTTTGGTCAAGTTTTCTTAGTATGGTTTTAGTTAGTACGTTTAAGCTGAGATTCTTCtttacctacctacctacctacctacctctCTAGATTGCTAGAAGCTCTAGATTGCTAGAAGCTCTAGATTGCAACAATCGCTTCTAAAATCTTGTTCGTTGTAAGATCAGGATTTCTTCTGGTATACGTagctatattaaaatatatatgtatatagtatgtacatatgtatctgGAGTTTACCGTTTTACTTCCCTTTATGTGCCCATGATACACCATGGTACGCTTTCACCATGATAATGAAAGTGGAATGAGAAAATCGGAATCGGCCCGATAGCATCTTTTTCCGTTCGTTctaattttattctaattttattcGTAACTATTCGTTTGTTTCTTGTGTACATGTAgagatatgtacatatgtagaGTATAGATACCGCTGTGTAACATTATCTCTATACGTGTGTGTAATATCTCaaaatattagaatttatattatatttgtattatattatattatatttgtgaGATTATTAATACACGTAATGAATGAAAAGAGATaaacatttcgaaattttcataaaaatatttacttccGATCGACTCGATTATTAAGTTAGTAAAATATTCACCAGATCCAGCAACAGTTGTTTAAACGAGTCTCTGTTGTGACGAACCACGCCGTTCACCCCGATTATACGGGAACACTCTTCCAAGGTGGTCGCTCTCCTCCTTTCGATTAATTCTTCCTCCATATGGTTTGCGTCGCtttccatttaaaaaattttttgccacagcttttattaaataacaaataatttcttcCAACAAATAATTcctataataaattaaataacaagTAATTCCtatgataaataaaaagagaaggaatATATCACTGTACGCATTAACGTTTACAAAAGATTTGATCTAgtataaaagatattaaagAATACACTGCAGGCCACGATCGTATTATTTCAAACTGTTCCGTCAAATTTTGAATACTTTGGGGAGAAGTTAAGTTAACGAATCGAATCGTTCCACTTTAAGGTTCTTGTTTATCTTTTTCACCGTATCGAATAGGATTTTATCAACACTTTACACAGGATTCTTCATTTTAATCGAAGAatagcatttttttttttttttttttatgtagcCGTAAAAAGTTTTAGTcgattaatttatattcaatacTTTAACAGAACATATTTTACTTCGAGTCAATTGAACGGAAGAAAGGAAACGATGTAAACACTTATGTATCAGAATCAGAATCACACTCTTGTTTACAAGTCGCGACTTGGTTCGTTGATAAACGCAGACTAACGAACGACGATCGATTGCTATTGACGAAAGCCGAGAAAGAAAGACCACCCATCTCCACTTCTTCACCGTCAAATCTATCCCGACGAGAATTTTTGGAACACGTTTCAGATCTACGAAACGGAATGGGGGGGGGGGCGGATGCCTTTCGTTTACAATAAAGATCATGCAATCGAACAGAGAAACAGACAGACGAATAAACAGTCAACCTTTCACTTCTTGAGTCAtcgtctctttttttttcgttccttccgtttctttttttccgcCTCCTCCATAAtttccctttcttcttttttcttcctctattttccgattttttatcggaataaataaatatcggtataaataataaatacccTTTACACACTGTCGCTTCTATAAGAGATTTCgtgcatgtatgtatgtatgtatgtagtCCTGATGTAACTCCGATTAATCCCGTTTTATAAACTGTTTTGTAAGCCATAATTTATATGTACCAAATGAATTTTCGTTTAGTTTCACTTATTCGTTCACTTATTTTCTATCGTTACATACGGTGATTTGCGAAACAGATGCCAAAGGCCATTGCACCTCGATCTCGATTATAACAAAATCTCTTATATTCGACTAGGTAATTTCGAATGGACGGGGAAGCTTAAAAATCTCGTATCTATAATAGAAACAACGAAAACAGACAGACGAAACTGAACAACGAAGCATTTAAAACTTTAAACGAACCAGCGAACTTCGATTGAGAATTTCATCAGTCGCAATCGTACTCCCGTCAATATTCtctgaattttttttataaatgcatATATTTGATCAAAACGGATTATTGTAAACttacaattaattttcgacgagaaagaaaaagtgaatacatatacgtattttCGTATGTggtatttatgaaaataccAGTTTAAATACTTTCTGCATTCCAAAGATTATTAAGAAGATACGTTGTTCTCATGCACGAGAGAGGAATATTTCAAGGAAAAATACTGCAAAATATCCTTTCCTTATTtccattcgtttctttttatccCGACACCCCTCGCACATCATTCGCTCTTCTTTTTCATGTTCACTTGcaatcttttcttttcatctttattttctacCTTCCTTACTTACCCTAAAGGTAGAAGTCTTATCAAtgcggaattataaattaggtgtacatatataacatgCTCTCTCaaaactttgaaataaaattttctaattggaaatcttaaaatatacatgtacatattttcaatgaagtgcaaaataaatatttttgatttaGTTAACGACGATCGTTATTCTTTACCCTTGAAAACGGGAGAACAAAAATGccgaaaaaaaataaatatggtTACGTATGTACAATGTATCTACATTTTAATCTCAATCATAGCTTACTTTAGATTTTTGCGGCGGGCCTTGTGATTTCGAAGAGATCATAGTATCCTGCTAGTTCTGTATGCTTATAACTTGAAAAGTTTTCGGGTGAAATAGCGAGCGATAAGCCCGGTATCTTGGATCTTGTATCTATTTGATCAACCATCCGAACCAATTTACCGATCGGCCAGCAGATGATCTAAATTTCGACATTCAGGATTCGAAAAGATGATGTGACCGCATCTATCAATCGAATCGATACAAGAGGCGAAAGAGTCTTATTAACCGTGAAAGATGGATTCGATGTACTTGGAGATATTTTATGGCGGCTAACATTTTTGTCTCCTAATAGGAGATAATTGCTTCGTCCGTCCCCTATCCGGATCGATGATGTTTGGTAAATATCATGGAGATTCGTTTCACCtgctaaatattataacaacgTGTACTTGCGCGGTCTAacaacaagtgataaaacagtggaaaaaggagaaggagCGGCGCAGACTTGATTTCATTCCGCGTGGTTCGATACTCGCCAGATTCACTCACTTAAATTACATTGATTTTTCATACATGATTCCtatatacttatttatatatatatatatatacatatatatatatatatatatatattaatatataatatatatatatatatgcttaCAATTCTAATTTACTGGTCTCAATTAAAGATTTCCTTTGTCTATTACATTAGATTTGTTTATTAGATGGATACATGCTTTTGaaaactttttattaattctattagtATAGTAATGTTATTATGGTATTTTACTTTGTTAATAGTGCATTTTACGATTGCATCGTTCACACACTCCGATTAGTCGCTATAAATcgtttaaaagtaaaatagcAATTTACTATTTTCGATGATACTTAAATATATACTCGTACATACGACATGTCGTCGCAAATAAACAATATCTTTCTTCATGGTTGATACATACTGGTCAACTTCTGTTATtgaaaacagaaaataaaattaatcgattaCACCTATAGTTGTTTGCattacatgtacatatatgtaggTTGAATAGAACGAATCAACTGGTTGCAAAGATGCTGGCGTGTTACCGTGGACCGATGGATAGGAAGTCTCCAAATGCATATGCTATGGTATAACATCCATTTGATCGTCAGCCTCGAGCAAGTGTTGAAACTTTAACTCAATTCTTCACTGAAAATATGGCAATAACTGAAATAACAGTTCGATTTTCCGACGTGGTTACACCTAGATCTAATTTCGTAAATATGGATAACACGTTAACTTATAACTAATAATACACGTATGCGTACGTTTTTGAGAATCGTTTctttacattattttcttgATTGTTAGACATACAATGACGATTGTTTAGAGGTTAAACTGTTACATATAGTTAGTTTTACACAACGTGTTATACTGCTTTTTATAACtctacatatgtacatatgtattatgACATGTGTATTTTGCACATTATCATGAGAAACAGATTGTATTTAATAGGATCCAGatgtaaaatacaaaagataattaaaaaggaaataagtaaaaatagaTCTTATTGATCTTAACTTTATGTTTTATTATGAttagtatatatttttcttcacgAACCTTTCGCGAGGACTATAAGAATAACCCAACATACGCTGGACGACGGTTATTTTGTAACATTGAATTActtattttaaatactttataCTTTCATCATTTATCCTCCATACAATGCTATACAATACACAaattaatgtataatatatacatatacatatatataattatcatatactaatatatatacatatacatatatatcatataatatagaatatatgtatataatgtaaaatacgtataattataacaaaatttgatgcaaatattaaataacgaagaagaaaaacttAAAAAGGACGAAGGATGTAACAAAACCATCGTTTAATCACTTTTCTTATTACCGCTTGAACAAAGGCATTTGCTATGTTCGTCGTTTAAGCGGTCATACTCCTTGGTAAGAGATTCAGCTTGTGATTTTATTGcttctttatctttcttttcttttgtgaGCTGATGTTCCAATTCTTGATTTTTCGTTTGCAGCTCCTTAACTTGATTCTTCCATTCTGTTATTTCTTCGTCGTGAGCTTCGTTTGAGTCATTTTGTGCAATCTCTCCGATTGTTTTTTGCGACAATAAATGTTTCGCTGTTGTAGTAGCAGATTCAGCCTGACGCATAGCTGCTTCATTTTGTGCCAACAGAGTGGCTTGAGTAGAGATTAAAATCACAAGTCGATGTATAACAAGACTTAAAAACAGTGCGAAACCAGCTATGTAAAAGTTTCGTTCCGCTCTGAATAATCTCATATTGCCTACGTAAAGTAATAATGGAATAGAAATTAGTTCCCCAAATAGATAAAATACCATAAATATACCactagaaatatatatatatacacacacacctTGCATTTCAGCATTCAAATGATATTCTTTATGTTCGGTAACTGTAGAATATTTTCGCATTTCTCTAATAGCGTCCAATAGAAACAAAACCAATATTCCAAGTAAAAATAAGAAGTAAACTGATGCTTGACTACTTAAACTTTTTagaaatttagatttaaaaAGCTTCTGCCATCTtttaggtgaaataattggtaatactaataataaaactactacaatttcaaaataaagaaatccaGCAATTAAAGTCCAGTGCAGGCTCATGTTTATTTGTTATTGTAACGGATTTACACATCTGAAATAtcatatagaaaaattattattgtcaataataataataattacatacatacatacaagaACAACTTACTGAAATTAATAGCAATAAAGTATTAAATTCAAACTAACTGTTCATCGTCTGCATTAACAATTtgaataaatgtaattaattatagaaacATAAACAAactagaaaatatataataatattggaCTCGTACTAACATGTAATAAGAattagataaaaattattagatCAGTTATTTATGATCtagaaatttgtttaactGAAATGAAACTTTAATTGATTGACATCGATCAAATTCTATCTGTACATATAACTGCAAATGTTT
Coding sequences within it:
- the LOC126873516 gene encoding B-cell receptor-associated protein 31 isoform X2; the protein is MSLHWTLIAGFLYFEIVVVLLLVLPIISPKRWQKLFKSKFLKSLSSQASVYFLFLLGILVLFLLDAIREMRKYSTVTEHKEYHLNAEMQGNMRLFRAERNFYIAGFALFLSLVIHRLVILISTQATLLAQNEAAMRQAESATTTAKHLLSQKTIGEIAQNDSNEAHDEEITEWKNQVKELQTKNQELEHQLTKEKKDKEAIKSQAESLTKEYDRLNDEHSKCLCSSVKN
- the LOC126873516 gene encoding B-cell receptor-associated protein 31 isoform X1, with amino-acid sequence MSLHWTLIAGFLYFEIVVVLLLVLPIISPKRWQKLFKSKFLKSLSSQASVYFLFLLGILVLFLLDAIREMRKYSTVTEHKEYHLNAEMQGNMRLFRAERNFYIAGFALFLSLVIHRLVILISTQATLLAQNEAAMRQAESATTTAKHLLSQKTIGEIAQNDSNEAHDEEITEWKNQVKELQTKNQELEHQLTKEKKDKEAIKSQAESLTKEYDRLNDEHSKCLCSSGNKKSD